The Cucumis melo cultivar AY chromosome 5, USDA_Cmelo_AY_1.0, whole genome shotgun sequence genome has a segment encoding these proteins:
- the LOC103496907 gene encoding putative acyl-activating enzyme 19 isoform X1 produces MKQPLCCISHEFQRVALSHPGKIAVIHASGGVQLFRQLHGGGVGEADDFFQGRATSDFPPMYEGDRCFTYSQLLASVDSLSSRLLATLRRPQLNAPTAPRPANDQPAKTSPVANELSEASTELETCNIPKIFGIYMPPSVEYIISVLSVLRCGGAFMPLDPAWPKRRILSVVSSSKIDLIIYSGSSFCEDGYHVTEGFRWLEEISGYSTLCFTMEESSVREHNSAVDLVFPCEDEKARLFCYVMYTSGSTGKPKGICGTEQGLLNRFQWMQENFPSSREELLLFKTSISFIDHIQEFLSAILTSSVLVIPPMKELKENLCSVVNFIQAYSINKLTAVPSLMRTLLPALQRLCGVKCSLRLLILSGETLPIQLWDALVKLLPETTILNLYGSTEVSGDCTYFDCKKMPMILETDAINTIPIGVPISHCDVVVVGDNDALNQGELCVGGPCVCSGYYSDSIFLPLDGIKFSQDFIHEGSFNVNCSQIYIRTGDFVQQLRSGDLVFLGRKDRIIKVNGQRISLEEIEDALREHPDVVDAAVVSRKSDWELEYLVAFLVLKDNMKSEVFRSPVRSWMVEKVSLAMIPNSFFFIDSIPKTTSGKVDYEILMHSRPLWEHVHESIDETWANEFLQIIKKAFSDALMVEEISSDDDFFTMGGNSITAALVSHRLGVDMRWLYHYPSPAKLLTVILEKKGLDIIGINGDADSRRNLKTDRWNKYSLNDSEFLNHFDLKEGGSSGKRKQVQPNGGFSRAVVPRNNNSLLSKHCKVVSDHSINLEDISQVGGHLWNSPLTSVSCAFSRCNKVVYEHKYIGDNECAGTLSVKSPRGEIGSMKKLWQVHMESCVDASPLLVFKHPNIYLFIGSHSHKFVCVDAKNASLHWEIRLEGRIECSAAIVGDFSQVVVGCYKGKIYFLEFSTGVIQWTFQTSGEVKSQPVVDPDRNLIWCGSYDHNLYALDYVRHSCVYKLPCGGSLYGSPAIDVVQHRLYVASTSGRISALLIKDFPFHSLWHYDLEAPVFGSLAIDPFTRNVICCLVDGHVVALDSRGSVSWKSKTGGPIFAGPCISTSIPSQVLICSRNGSIYSFELESGDLVWEYNIGNSITASACVDEHLQLVPETSISSDRLICVCSSAGSVHLLRVKLNATQEGNYQNTNVEEFGRLDLEEDIFSSPVMIGGLVFVGCRDDYVHCVGIDNLNTKRNSGT; encoded by the exons ATGAAGCAGCCTCTTTGCTGCATATCTCACGAGTTTCAAAGGGTTGCACTATCTCATCCTGGAAAAATAGCTGTAATTCATGCCTCCGGTGGAGTTCAACTTTTCCGCCAGCTACACGGCGGCGGAGTCGGCGAAGCTGATGATTTCTTCCAGGGGCGCGCCACATCCGATTTTCCTCCCATGTACGAAGGCGACCGGTGCTTCACTTACTCGCAGCTGTTGGCCTCCGTTGATTCTCTCAGCTCCCGCCTTCTTGCAACCCTTCGTCGTCCTCAATTAAACGCGCCTACTGCTCCTCGCccag CGAATGATCAGCCGGCAAAGACTAGTCCAGTGGCTAATGAATTGTCTGAAGCATCAACTGAGCTTGAGACCTGCAATATACCGAAAATATTTGGAATATATATGCCTCCTTCAGTTGAATACATAATTTCTGTTCTTTCTGTACTGAGATGTGGAGGGGCTTTTATGCCGTTAGATCCTGCATGGCCTAAAAGGAGGATTCTGTCAGTTGTTTCTTCGTCGAAAATTGATCTTATTATCTACTCTGGGTCTTCATTTTGTGAAGATGGCTATCATGTGACTGAGGGATTTCGTTGGCTCGAGGAAATCAGTGGTTATTCAACCCTTTGTTTTACTATGGAAGAAAGTTCTGTTCGAGAGCATAATAGTGCAGTTGATTTAGTTTTTCCTTGTGAGGATGAGAAAGCGAGATTATTTTGTTACGTTATGTATACATCTGGATCTACTGGAAAGCCTAAAGGCATATGTGGCACTGAACAAG GTCTTCTAAATCGCTTTCAATGGATGCAAGAAAATTTTCCTTCAAGCAGAGAGGAACTTCTATTATTCAAGACATCAATTAGCTTTATCGATCACATTCAAGAATTTCTTAGTGCCATATTAACATCTTCTGTCTTGGTTATACCTCCAATGAAAGAGCTGAAAGAAAATTTATGTTCTGTTGTCAATTTTATTCAG GCATATTCTATTAATAAACTTACTGCTGTTCCATCACTAATGAGGACGCTCCTTCCTGCATTGCAAAGACTCTGTGGGGTCAAATGTTCCCTGAGATTGTTAATTCTGAGTGGTGAAACTCTGCCAATACAGCTATGGGATGCACTTGTCAAGCTATTACCAGAAACCACTATTTTGAATTTGTATGGTAGTACGGAG GTATCTGGTGATTGTACATATTTCGATTGCAAGAAAATGCCAATGATTTTGGAGACAGATGCAATCAATACCATTCCAATTGGTGTGCCGATTTCTCACTGTGATGTTGTGGTTGTTGGTGACAATGATGCACTGAACCAGGGAGAACTATGTGTTGGTGGTCCCTGTGTATGCAGTGGATATTATTCAGATTCTATTTTTCTCCCTTTGGATGGTATTAAGTTTTCTCAGGACTTTATTCATGAAGGTTCATTCAATGTGAACTGTAGTCAGATTTATATCAGGACTGGTGATTTTGTCCAACAGCTTCGAAGTGGTGACTTGGTGTTCTTGGGGAGAAAAGATCGTATTATCAAAGTTAATGGGCAACGTATTTCTTTAGAAGAGATTGAGGATGCTTTAAGGGAACATCCGGATGTAGTAGATGCAGCTGTTGTTTCCAGGAAAAGTGATTGGGAACTTGAGTATCTAGTGGCGtttctagttttaaaagatAACATGAAAAGTGAAGTATTCAGATCCCCTGTCAGAAGTTGGATGGTGGAAAAAGTTTCATTGGCTATGATTCCAAATAGCTTTTTCTTCATTGACTCAATTCCTAAGACAACCAGTGGAAAAGTTGACTATGAGATCTTGATGCATTCAAGACCTCTTTGGGAGCATGTGCATGAAAGTATTGATGAAACTTGGGCAAATGAATTCCTTCAAATCATAAAAAAG GCCTTTTCCGATGCTTTAATGGTTGAAGAGATCTCCAGTGATGATGACTTCTTTACAATGGGTGGTAACTCTATAACTGCTGCACTTGTTTCACATAGATTAGGGGTTGATATGAGATGGCTGTATCACTATCCAAGTCCAGCTAAGCTTCTTACGGTTATTCtagagaaaaaaggattggatATCATAGGTATCAATGGGGATGCTGACTCAAGAAGGAACCTGAAAACTGATAGGTGGAACAAATATTCTTTGAATGATTCTGAGTTTCTGAACCATTTTGATCTTAAAGAGGGTGGGAGTTCTGGAAAAAGGAAACAAGTTCAACCAAATGGTGGTTTTTCAAGGGCAGTTGTACCAAGGAATAACAATTCGTTATTGTCGAAGCACTGTAAGGTGGTTTCTGACCATTCTATCAATTTGGAAGATATAAGTCAAGTTGGTGGACACCTGTGGAATTCTCCTTTAACATCTGTATCATGTGCATTCAGTCGATGCAACAAGGTTGTGTATGAACACAAGTATATTGGTGATAATGAATGTGCAGGAACTTTGTCAGTAAAGTCCCCAAGAGGTGAAATTGGTTCAATGAAAAAACTATGGCAAGTTCATATGGAATCTTGCGTGGATGCTTCACCACTTCTTGTGTTTAAACACCCCAATATCTACTTGTTTATTGGTTCTCACTCACATAAGTTTGTCTGCGTGGATGCAAAAAA TGCTTCTCTTCATTGGGAGATAAGGCTAGAAGGAAGAATTGAATGTTCCGCAGCAATTGTTGGGGACTTCTCTCAG GTTGTTGTAGGATGCTACAAAGGGAAGATATATTTTCTCGAGTTTTCCACTGGCGTTATCCAATGGACATTCCAAACGTCTGGTGAG GTAAAGTCGCAGCCAGTGGTTGACCCAGATAGAAATTTGATCTG GTGTGGATCATATGACCATAACTTATATGCACTTGACTACGTGAGGCATTCTTGTGTTTATAAACTTCCATGTGGAGGAAGCTTATATGGATCACCTGCAATTGATGTG GTTCAACATAGACTTTATGTGGCTTCAACCAGTGGACGAATAAGTGCTCTATTGATAAAG GATTTCCCTTTCCATTCTTTGTGGCATTATGATCTAGAAGCGCCAGTCTTTGGGTCCCTTGCAATTGATCCATTTACTAGAAATG TTATTTGTTGCCTGGTGGATGGTCATGTTGTTGCGTTGGATTCAAGGGGATCTGTTTCATGGAAG AGTAAAACTGGAGGCCCTATATTTGCTGGACCCTGCATATCTACTTCCATTCCTTCGCAG GTTCTCATATGTTCCAGAAATGGAAGCATTTATTCTTTTGAACTG GAAAGTGGAGATTTAGTGTGGGAGTACAACATTGGCAATTCAATAACTGCATCTGCTTGTGTTGATGAGCATCTGCAACTTGTACCTGAAACTTCCATCTCCTCGGACAG gTTGATTTGTGTTTGCTCCAGTGCTGGATCCGTACATCTGCTTCGAGTAAAGTTGAATGCAACACAGGAGGGAAATTACCAGAACACAAATGTGGAAGAATTTGGTAGGTTAGATCTTGAAGAAGACATATTTTCCTCACCTGTTATGATAGGTGGACTCGTTTTTGTCGGTTGCCGGGATGATTATGTGCACTGTGTTGGGATTGATAACCTTAACACCAAAAGAAATAGTGGTACATAG
- the LOC103496907 gene encoding putative acyl-activating enzyme 19 isoform X3 produces the protein MKQPLCCISHEFQRVALSHPGKIAVIHASGGVQLFRQLHGGGVGEADDFFQGRATSDFPPMYEGDRCFTYSQLLASVDSLSSRLLATLRRPQLNAPTAPRPANDQPAKTSPVANELSEASTELETCNIPKIFGIYMPPSVEYIISVLSVLRCGGAFMPLDPAWPKRRILSVVSSSKIDLIIYSGSSFCEDGYHVTEGFRWLEEISGYSTLCFTMEESSVREHNSAVDLVFPCEDEKARLFCYVMYTSGSTGKPKGICGTEQGLLNRFQWMQENFPSSREELLLFKTSISFIDHIQEFLSAILTSSVLVIPPMKELKENLCSVVNFIQAYSINKLTAVPSLMRTLLPALQRLCGVKCSLRLLILSGETLPIQLWDALVKLLPETTILNLYGSTEVSGDCTYFDCKKMPMILETDAINTIPIGVPISHCDVVVVGDNDALNQGELCVGGPCVCSGYYSDSIFLPLDGIKFSQDFIHEGSFNVNCSQIYIRTGDFVQQLRSGDLVFLGRKDRIIKVNGQRISLEEIEDALREHPDVVDAAVVSRKSDWELEYLVAFLVLKDNMKSEVFRSPVRSWMVEKVSLAMIPNSFFFIDSIPKTTSGKVDYEILMHSRPLWEHVHESIDETWANEFLQIIKKAFSDALMVEEISSDDDFFTMGGNSITAALVSHRLGVDMRWLYHYPSPAKLLTVILEKKGLDIIGINGDADSRRNLKTDRWNKYSLNDSEFLNHFDLKEGGSSGKRKQVQPNGGFSRAVVPRNNNSLLSKHCKVVSDHSINLEDISQVGGHLWNSPLTSVSCAFSRCNKVVYEHKYIGDNECAGTLSVKSPRGEIGSMKKLWQVHMESCVDASPLLVFKHPNIYLFIGSHSHKFVCVDAKNASLHWEIRLEGRIECSAAIVGDFSQVVVGCYKGKIYFLEFSTGVIQWTFQTSGEVKSQPVVDPDRNLIWCGSYDHNLYALDYVRHSCVYKLPCGGSLYGSPAIDVVQHRLYVASTSGRISALLIKDFPFHSLWHYDLEAPVFGSLAIDPFTRNVICCLVDGHVVALDSRGSVSWKSKTGGPIFAGPCISTSIPSQHTMYRALG, from the exons ATGAAGCAGCCTCTTTGCTGCATATCTCACGAGTTTCAAAGGGTTGCACTATCTCATCCTGGAAAAATAGCTGTAATTCATGCCTCCGGTGGAGTTCAACTTTTCCGCCAGCTACACGGCGGCGGAGTCGGCGAAGCTGATGATTTCTTCCAGGGGCGCGCCACATCCGATTTTCCTCCCATGTACGAAGGCGACCGGTGCTTCACTTACTCGCAGCTGTTGGCCTCCGTTGATTCTCTCAGCTCCCGCCTTCTTGCAACCCTTCGTCGTCCTCAATTAAACGCGCCTACTGCTCCTCGCccag CGAATGATCAGCCGGCAAAGACTAGTCCAGTGGCTAATGAATTGTCTGAAGCATCAACTGAGCTTGAGACCTGCAATATACCGAAAATATTTGGAATATATATGCCTCCTTCAGTTGAATACATAATTTCTGTTCTTTCTGTACTGAGATGTGGAGGGGCTTTTATGCCGTTAGATCCTGCATGGCCTAAAAGGAGGATTCTGTCAGTTGTTTCTTCGTCGAAAATTGATCTTATTATCTACTCTGGGTCTTCATTTTGTGAAGATGGCTATCATGTGACTGAGGGATTTCGTTGGCTCGAGGAAATCAGTGGTTATTCAACCCTTTGTTTTACTATGGAAGAAAGTTCTGTTCGAGAGCATAATAGTGCAGTTGATTTAGTTTTTCCTTGTGAGGATGAGAAAGCGAGATTATTTTGTTACGTTATGTATACATCTGGATCTACTGGAAAGCCTAAAGGCATATGTGGCACTGAACAAG GTCTTCTAAATCGCTTTCAATGGATGCAAGAAAATTTTCCTTCAAGCAGAGAGGAACTTCTATTATTCAAGACATCAATTAGCTTTATCGATCACATTCAAGAATTTCTTAGTGCCATATTAACATCTTCTGTCTTGGTTATACCTCCAATGAAAGAGCTGAAAGAAAATTTATGTTCTGTTGTCAATTTTATTCAG GCATATTCTATTAATAAACTTACTGCTGTTCCATCACTAATGAGGACGCTCCTTCCTGCATTGCAAAGACTCTGTGGGGTCAAATGTTCCCTGAGATTGTTAATTCTGAGTGGTGAAACTCTGCCAATACAGCTATGGGATGCACTTGTCAAGCTATTACCAGAAACCACTATTTTGAATTTGTATGGTAGTACGGAG GTATCTGGTGATTGTACATATTTCGATTGCAAGAAAATGCCAATGATTTTGGAGACAGATGCAATCAATACCATTCCAATTGGTGTGCCGATTTCTCACTGTGATGTTGTGGTTGTTGGTGACAATGATGCACTGAACCAGGGAGAACTATGTGTTGGTGGTCCCTGTGTATGCAGTGGATATTATTCAGATTCTATTTTTCTCCCTTTGGATGGTATTAAGTTTTCTCAGGACTTTATTCATGAAGGTTCATTCAATGTGAACTGTAGTCAGATTTATATCAGGACTGGTGATTTTGTCCAACAGCTTCGAAGTGGTGACTTGGTGTTCTTGGGGAGAAAAGATCGTATTATCAAAGTTAATGGGCAACGTATTTCTTTAGAAGAGATTGAGGATGCTTTAAGGGAACATCCGGATGTAGTAGATGCAGCTGTTGTTTCCAGGAAAAGTGATTGGGAACTTGAGTATCTAGTGGCGtttctagttttaaaagatAACATGAAAAGTGAAGTATTCAGATCCCCTGTCAGAAGTTGGATGGTGGAAAAAGTTTCATTGGCTATGATTCCAAATAGCTTTTTCTTCATTGACTCAATTCCTAAGACAACCAGTGGAAAAGTTGACTATGAGATCTTGATGCATTCAAGACCTCTTTGGGAGCATGTGCATGAAAGTATTGATGAAACTTGGGCAAATGAATTCCTTCAAATCATAAAAAAG GCCTTTTCCGATGCTTTAATGGTTGAAGAGATCTCCAGTGATGATGACTTCTTTACAATGGGTGGTAACTCTATAACTGCTGCACTTGTTTCACATAGATTAGGGGTTGATATGAGATGGCTGTATCACTATCCAAGTCCAGCTAAGCTTCTTACGGTTATTCtagagaaaaaaggattggatATCATAGGTATCAATGGGGATGCTGACTCAAGAAGGAACCTGAAAACTGATAGGTGGAACAAATATTCTTTGAATGATTCTGAGTTTCTGAACCATTTTGATCTTAAAGAGGGTGGGAGTTCTGGAAAAAGGAAACAAGTTCAACCAAATGGTGGTTTTTCAAGGGCAGTTGTACCAAGGAATAACAATTCGTTATTGTCGAAGCACTGTAAGGTGGTTTCTGACCATTCTATCAATTTGGAAGATATAAGTCAAGTTGGTGGACACCTGTGGAATTCTCCTTTAACATCTGTATCATGTGCATTCAGTCGATGCAACAAGGTTGTGTATGAACACAAGTATATTGGTGATAATGAATGTGCAGGAACTTTGTCAGTAAAGTCCCCAAGAGGTGAAATTGGTTCAATGAAAAAACTATGGCAAGTTCATATGGAATCTTGCGTGGATGCTTCACCACTTCTTGTGTTTAAACACCCCAATATCTACTTGTTTATTGGTTCTCACTCACATAAGTTTGTCTGCGTGGATGCAAAAAA TGCTTCTCTTCATTGGGAGATAAGGCTAGAAGGAAGAATTGAATGTTCCGCAGCAATTGTTGGGGACTTCTCTCAG GTTGTTGTAGGATGCTACAAAGGGAAGATATATTTTCTCGAGTTTTCCACTGGCGTTATCCAATGGACATTCCAAACGTCTGGTGAG GTAAAGTCGCAGCCAGTGGTTGACCCAGATAGAAATTTGATCTG GTGTGGATCATATGACCATAACTTATATGCACTTGACTACGTGAGGCATTCTTGTGTTTATAAACTTCCATGTGGAGGAAGCTTATATGGATCACCTGCAATTGATGTG GTTCAACATAGACTTTATGTGGCTTCAACCAGTGGACGAATAAGTGCTCTATTGATAAAG GATTTCCCTTTCCATTCTTTGTGGCATTATGATCTAGAAGCGCCAGTCTTTGGGTCCCTTGCAATTGATCCATTTACTAGAAATG TTATTTGTTGCCTGGTGGATGGTCATGTTGTTGCGTTGGATTCAAGGGGATCTGTTTCATGGAAG AGTAAAACTGGAGGCCCTATATTTGCTGGACCCTGCATATCTACTTCCATTCCTTCGCAG CACACCATGTATCGTGCTCTGGGTTAG
- the LOC103496907 gene encoding putative acyl-activating enzyme 19 isoform X2, protein MKQPLCCISHEFQRVALSHPGKIAVIHASGGVQLFRQLHGGGVGEADDFFQGRATSDFPPMYEGDRCFTYSQLLASVDSLSSRLLATLRRPQLNAPTAPRPANDQPAKTSPVANELSEASTELETCNIPKIFGIYMPPSVEYIISVLSVLRCGGAFMPLDPAWPKRRILSVVSSSKIDLIIYSGSSFCEDGYHVTEGFRWLEEISGYSTLCFTMEESSVREHNSAVDLVFPCEDEKARLFCYVMYTSGSTGKPKGICGTEQGLLNRFQWMQENFPSSREELLLFKTSISFIDHIQEFLSAILTSSVLVIPPMKELKENLCSVVNFIQAYSINKLTAVPSLMRTLLPALQRLCGVKCSLRLLILSGETLPIQLWDALVKLLPETTILNLYGSTEVSGDCTYFDCKKMPMILETDAINTIPIGVPISHCDVVVVGDNDALNQGELCVGGPCVCSGYYSDSIFLPLDGIKFSQDFIHEGSFNVNCSQIYIRTGDFVQQLRSGDLVFLGRKDRIIKVNGQRISLEEIEDALREHPDVVDAAVVSRKSDWELEYLVAFLVLKDNMKSEVFRSPVRSWMVEKVSLAMIPNSFFFIDSIPKTTSGKVDYEILMHSRPLWEHVHESIDETWANEFLQIIKKAFSDALMVEEISSDDDFFTMGGNSITAALVSHRLGVDMRWLYHYPSPAKLLTVILEKKGLDIIGINGDADSRRNLKTDRWNKYSLNDSEFLNHFDLKEGGSSGKRKQVQPNGGFSRAVVPRNNNSLLSKHCKVVSDHSINLEDISQVGGHLWNSPLTSVSCAFSRCNKVVYEHKYIGDNECAGTLSVKSPRGEIGSMKKLWQVHMESCVDASPLLVFKHPNIYLFIGSHSHKFVCVDAKNASLHWEIRLEGRIECSAAIVGDFSQVVVGCYKGKIYFLEFSTGVIQWTFQTSGEVKSQPVVDPDRNLIWCGSYDHNLYALDYVRHSCVYKLPCGGSLYGSPAIDVDFPFHSLWHYDLEAPVFGSLAIDPFTRNVICCLVDGHVVALDSRGSVSWKSKTGGPIFAGPCISTSIPSQVLICSRNGSIYSFELESGDLVWEYNIGNSITASACVDEHLQLVPETSISSDRLICVCSSAGSVHLLRVKLNATQEGNYQNTNVEEFGRLDLEEDIFSSPVMIGGLVFVGCRDDYVHCVGIDNLNTKRNSGT, encoded by the exons ATGAAGCAGCCTCTTTGCTGCATATCTCACGAGTTTCAAAGGGTTGCACTATCTCATCCTGGAAAAATAGCTGTAATTCATGCCTCCGGTGGAGTTCAACTTTTCCGCCAGCTACACGGCGGCGGAGTCGGCGAAGCTGATGATTTCTTCCAGGGGCGCGCCACATCCGATTTTCCTCCCATGTACGAAGGCGACCGGTGCTTCACTTACTCGCAGCTGTTGGCCTCCGTTGATTCTCTCAGCTCCCGCCTTCTTGCAACCCTTCGTCGTCCTCAATTAAACGCGCCTACTGCTCCTCGCccag CGAATGATCAGCCGGCAAAGACTAGTCCAGTGGCTAATGAATTGTCTGAAGCATCAACTGAGCTTGAGACCTGCAATATACCGAAAATATTTGGAATATATATGCCTCCTTCAGTTGAATACATAATTTCTGTTCTTTCTGTACTGAGATGTGGAGGGGCTTTTATGCCGTTAGATCCTGCATGGCCTAAAAGGAGGATTCTGTCAGTTGTTTCTTCGTCGAAAATTGATCTTATTATCTACTCTGGGTCTTCATTTTGTGAAGATGGCTATCATGTGACTGAGGGATTTCGTTGGCTCGAGGAAATCAGTGGTTATTCAACCCTTTGTTTTACTATGGAAGAAAGTTCTGTTCGAGAGCATAATAGTGCAGTTGATTTAGTTTTTCCTTGTGAGGATGAGAAAGCGAGATTATTTTGTTACGTTATGTATACATCTGGATCTACTGGAAAGCCTAAAGGCATATGTGGCACTGAACAAG GTCTTCTAAATCGCTTTCAATGGATGCAAGAAAATTTTCCTTCAAGCAGAGAGGAACTTCTATTATTCAAGACATCAATTAGCTTTATCGATCACATTCAAGAATTTCTTAGTGCCATATTAACATCTTCTGTCTTGGTTATACCTCCAATGAAAGAGCTGAAAGAAAATTTATGTTCTGTTGTCAATTTTATTCAG GCATATTCTATTAATAAACTTACTGCTGTTCCATCACTAATGAGGACGCTCCTTCCTGCATTGCAAAGACTCTGTGGGGTCAAATGTTCCCTGAGATTGTTAATTCTGAGTGGTGAAACTCTGCCAATACAGCTATGGGATGCACTTGTCAAGCTATTACCAGAAACCACTATTTTGAATTTGTATGGTAGTACGGAG GTATCTGGTGATTGTACATATTTCGATTGCAAGAAAATGCCAATGATTTTGGAGACAGATGCAATCAATACCATTCCAATTGGTGTGCCGATTTCTCACTGTGATGTTGTGGTTGTTGGTGACAATGATGCACTGAACCAGGGAGAACTATGTGTTGGTGGTCCCTGTGTATGCAGTGGATATTATTCAGATTCTATTTTTCTCCCTTTGGATGGTATTAAGTTTTCTCAGGACTTTATTCATGAAGGTTCATTCAATGTGAACTGTAGTCAGATTTATATCAGGACTGGTGATTTTGTCCAACAGCTTCGAAGTGGTGACTTGGTGTTCTTGGGGAGAAAAGATCGTATTATCAAAGTTAATGGGCAACGTATTTCTTTAGAAGAGATTGAGGATGCTTTAAGGGAACATCCGGATGTAGTAGATGCAGCTGTTGTTTCCAGGAAAAGTGATTGGGAACTTGAGTATCTAGTGGCGtttctagttttaaaagatAACATGAAAAGTGAAGTATTCAGATCCCCTGTCAGAAGTTGGATGGTGGAAAAAGTTTCATTGGCTATGATTCCAAATAGCTTTTTCTTCATTGACTCAATTCCTAAGACAACCAGTGGAAAAGTTGACTATGAGATCTTGATGCATTCAAGACCTCTTTGGGAGCATGTGCATGAAAGTATTGATGAAACTTGGGCAAATGAATTCCTTCAAATCATAAAAAAG GCCTTTTCCGATGCTTTAATGGTTGAAGAGATCTCCAGTGATGATGACTTCTTTACAATGGGTGGTAACTCTATAACTGCTGCACTTGTTTCACATAGATTAGGGGTTGATATGAGATGGCTGTATCACTATCCAAGTCCAGCTAAGCTTCTTACGGTTATTCtagagaaaaaaggattggatATCATAGGTATCAATGGGGATGCTGACTCAAGAAGGAACCTGAAAACTGATAGGTGGAACAAATATTCTTTGAATGATTCTGAGTTTCTGAACCATTTTGATCTTAAAGAGGGTGGGAGTTCTGGAAAAAGGAAACAAGTTCAACCAAATGGTGGTTTTTCAAGGGCAGTTGTACCAAGGAATAACAATTCGTTATTGTCGAAGCACTGTAAGGTGGTTTCTGACCATTCTATCAATTTGGAAGATATAAGTCAAGTTGGTGGACACCTGTGGAATTCTCCTTTAACATCTGTATCATGTGCATTCAGTCGATGCAACAAGGTTGTGTATGAACACAAGTATATTGGTGATAATGAATGTGCAGGAACTTTGTCAGTAAAGTCCCCAAGAGGTGAAATTGGTTCAATGAAAAAACTATGGCAAGTTCATATGGAATCTTGCGTGGATGCTTCACCACTTCTTGTGTTTAAACACCCCAATATCTACTTGTTTATTGGTTCTCACTCACATAAGTTTGTCTGCGTGGATGCAAAAAA TGCTTCTCTTCATTGGGAGATAAGGCTAGAAGGAAGAATTGAATGTTCCGCAGCAATTGTTGGGGACTTCTCTCAG GTTGTTGTAGGATGCTACAAAGGGAAGATATATTTTCTCGAGTTTTCCACTGGCGTTATCCAATGGACATTCCAAACGTCTGGTGAG GTAAAGTCGCAGCCAGTGGTTGACCCAGATAGAAATTTGATCTG GTGTGGATCATATGACCATAACTTATATGCACTTGACTACGTGAGGCATTCTTGTGTTTATAAACTTCCATGTGGAGGAAGCTTATATGGATCACCTGCAATTGATGTG GATTTCCCTTTCCATTCTTTGTGGCATTATGATCTAGAAGCGCCAGTCTTTGGGTCCCTTGCAATTGATCCATTTACTAGAAATG TTATTTGTTGCCTGGTGGATGGTCATGTTGTTGCGTTGGATTCAAGGGGATCTGTTTCATGGAAG AGTAAAACTGGAGGCCCTATATTTGCTGGACCCTGCATATCTACTTCCATTCCTTCGCAG GTTCTCATATGTTCCAGAAATGGAAGCATTTATTCTTTTGAACTG GAAAGTGGAGATTTAGTGTGGGAGTACAACATTGGCAATTCAATAACTGCATCTGCTTGTGTTGATGAGCATCTGCAACTTGTACCTGAAACTTCCATCTCCTCGGACAG gTTGATTTGTGTTTGCTCCAGTGCTGGATCCGTACATCTGCTTCGAGTAAAGTTGAATGCAACACAGGAGGGAAATTACCAGAACACAAATGTGGAAGAATTTGGTAGGTTAGATCTTGAAGAAGACATATTTTCCTCACCTGTTATGATAGGTGGACTCGTTTTTGTCGGTTGCCGGGATGATTATGTGCACTGTGTTGGGATTGATAACCTTAACACCAAAAGAAATAGTGGTACATAG